GAAATCAAAGCCCTACTCAGGGACCCGCATATCCATGTGACAGACGTTGCACGCAGATATGGCATCTCTCGCAGCACTCTATACCGGTATGTCGGCAGCGTCAGACCAGACAGATAAATTCCAGACGCTTCTATACTTGAAAACGAAACACTGCCTAAGCTAACGGGGTATTAACGAGGGGTCACCGGATAGTCTGGAGACATTCGATGCCAACCAGGAGGAGCACTCAGTGAACCGCTTTACCTGGTTGGGGCTTTGTCACGGTGGGTAATTGCACAAAGTTGTCCACTCGTTTGCATTCGACCTGACTAGGCATTTGCATCGAATTTGACCAGCACGCTTCGTGGCCATGACCGGCAGAGAACGGCCCAGAGTGTGTAAAAACGCTCATAGCCTCATCGTCTTGGGTCATCGACGTTCGTTTGCTGAGCGATAGCACGGTCAATGTTGCGAGTCGCATCGATCGCGACCTGGAACACGTCAATGCGGTTTTTACAGCCTCTGGGATGGGCCAAAATCAGCCTTTTTAGGCCGACAGCGCCTTCATCAAACCGTGAGCACCGATGATTTTCATGACTCGTTTCATATTGTAGGCGAGCACATTCAAGCTCATCTCCGCACTCACCCCGGCCAGCTTTCGCGTCAGGAAGTGTGTCGCTCCCATCCATTGTTTGAGCGTCCCGAAGGGATGCTCAACCGTCCGTTTTCGGACTCGCATCATCTCTGGTGCTTTGCTCAGCCGATGCTGCATCTCCTCCAATACGTCTTCATGCTCCCAGCGTCGAACTCGTCGTTCCGTGCTCGGTGTGCACTGCGATTTCAACGCGCAGCCCTGGCATTTCGAACTCCAGTAACGATGTAATTTCAGGCCTTTTTCAACGTAGGAATAGTGCCAGATCAGCGCCTCTCCAGCCGGGCAAATGTATTCGTTCTTTGCCGAGTCATAGATGAAGGCATCGTTATTGAAACGCCCGTCAGCCTTGGCTCCAGAGGTCATCGGCTTGGGTACATAGGCGGTGATGCCTGCATCGTGACAAGCCAGGATTTGCTCGCTTTTGAAGTAACCTCGGTCAGCCACTACCGACAACGCATCTGACGCCATCGCCTCGCGGGCTTGCTTAGCCATCGAGCTGAGTTGATCGCGGTCTGAACCGACGTTAGTCACCTCGTGCGCAACGATCAAATGGTGCTGAGTATCGACCGCTGTCTGCACGTTGTAGCCGACGATTCCCGTGCCACGCGTCATCATGGAACGGCTGTCTGGATCGGTCAGTGAGACCTGCTTATCGGGCGATTCATTGAGCTGGATTTCGATCGCCTGAAGCTCTTTCATTTGAGTTTTGAGCTTGGCGATTTTCTCTTCCAGCCGCACGGCACTGGACTCGGAAGCTGTAGGTTCTTGCCGATCGGCAGCATCGAGTGCCGACAGGTAACGGTTGATGCTCGATTCAATTTCTTCCATTCGCCGCTTCAGTTTGGCGCTGGTGAAATTGCGGTCGCGGTTGTTGACTGCCTTGAATTTGCTGCCATCGATGGCGACCAGATGTTCTCCGAACAGTCCCAATTGCTGACACAGCACAACGAACTGCCGACAGACGCCTCGGATGGCCTTGGTGTTGTCTTTTCGGAAGTTGGCGATAGTCTTGAAGTCCGGCATCAACCGCTCGGTCAACCACATCAGCTCGACGTTGCGTTGGGCTTCTCGCTCCAAGCGTCGGCTCGACTGGATGCGGTTGAGATAGCCGTAGATGTAGATCTTCAGCAAGATCGCC
The Pseudomonas poae DNA segment above includes these coding regions:
- a CDS encoding IS1182 family transposase produces the protein MKRFIQGEHRGQGTLLPESLDDYVSDTNPVRVVDVFVDELDLVNLGFEGVIPADTGRPAYHPAILLKIYIYGYLNRIQSSRRLEREAQRNVELMWLTERLMPDFKTIANFRKDNTKAIRGVCRQFVVLCQQLGLFGEHLVAIDGSKFKAVNNRDRNFTSAKLKRRMEEIESSINRYLSALDAADRQEPTASESSAVRLEEKIAKLKTQMKELQAIEIQLNESPDKQVSLTDPDSRSMMTRGTGIVGYNVQTAVDTQHHLIVAHEVTNVGSDRDQLSSMAKQAREAMASDALSVVADRGYFKSEQILACHDAGITAYVPKPMTSGAKADGRFNNDAFIYDSAKNEYICPAGEALIWHYSYVEKGLKLHRYWSSKCQGCALKSQCTPSTERRVRRWEHEDVLEEMQHRLSKAPEMMRVRKRTVEHPFGTLKQWMGATHFLTRKLAGVSAEMSLNVLAYNMKRVMKIIGAHGLMKALSA